One genomic region from Camelus dromedarius isolate mCamDro1 chromosome 17, mCamDro1.pat, whole genome shotgun sequence encodes:
- the CAV3 gene encoding caveolin-3 — translation MMAEEHTDLEAQIVKDIHFKEIDLVNRDPKNINEDIVKVDFEDVIAEPVGTYSFDGVWKVSYTTFTVSKYWCYRLLSTLLGVPLALLWGFLFACISFCHIWAVVPCIKSYLIEIQCISHIYSLCIRTFCNPLFAALGQVCSNIKVMLRKEV, via the exons ATGATGGCCGAGGAGCACACAGACCTGGAGGCCCAGATCGTCAAGGACATTCACTTCAAGGAGATTGACCTGGTGAACCGGGACCCCAAGAACATTAACGAGGACATAGTGAAG GTGGATTTTGAAGATGTGATCGCAGAGCCTGTGGGTACCTACAGTTTCGATGGTGTGTGGAAGGTGAGCTACACCACCTTCACCGTCTCCAAGTACTGGTGCTACCGCCTGCTGTCCACGCTGCTGGGCGTCCCGCTGGCCCTGCTCTGGGGCTTCCTGTTTGCCTGCATCTCCTTCTGCCACATCTGGGCGGTGGTGCCGTGCATCAAGAGCTACCTGATCGAGATCCAGTGCATCAGCCACATCTACTCGCTCTGCATCCGCACCTTCTGCAACCCGCTCTTCGCTGCCCTGGGCCAGGTCTGCAGCAACATCAAGGTGATGCTGCGGAAAGAAGTGTAA